A DNA window from Streptomyces sp. CA-278952 contains the following coding sequences:
- the nadC gene encoding carboxylating nicotinate-nucleotide diphosphorylase — protein sequence MDVPLISVGAPASSVPAEGGCGDGCGCAGDDGFDPEALECGLDPALALLLARAGLDPVQVEDVAHVAIEEDLDGGVDVTTVATVPEDAVITGDFTAREAGTVAGLRVAEAVLSIVCTEEFEVERHVEDGDRIAPGEKLLTVTTRTRDLLTGERSALNLLCRLSGIATATRAWADVLEGSKAKVRDTRKTTAGLRALEKYAVRCGGGVNHRMSLSDAALVKDNHVIAAGGVAEAFKRVRAEFPELPIEVEVDTMDQVREVLDAGVDLILLDNFTPAETAEAVALVAGRAILESSGRLTLDSARAYADAGVDYLAVGALTHSSPILDIGLDFRDADASVTDASVTDGAEA from the coding sequence GTGGACGTACCGCTGATCAGCGTCGGCGCGCCCGCCTCCTCCGTACCGGCGGAAGGCGGCTGCGGCGACGGCTGCGGCTGCGCCGGCGACGACGGATTCGACCCCGAAGCGCTGGAGTGCGGCCTGGATCCCGCGCTCGCCCTGCTGCTGGCCCGGGCGGGGCTCGACCCCGTCCAGGTCGAGGACGTCGCCCATGTGGCGATCGAGGAGGACCTCGACGGCGGGGTGGACGTCACGACCGTGGCGACCGTCCCCGAGGACGCCGTGATCACCGGCGACTTCACCGCCCGCGAGGCGGGCACGGTCGCCGGGCTCCGGGTCGCCGAGGCGGTCCTGTCGATCGTCTGCACCGAGGAGTTCGAGGTCGAGCGGCACGTCGAGGACGGCGACCGGATCGCCCCCGGCGAGAAGCTGCTGACCGTCACCACCCGCACCCGCGACCTGCTGACCGGCGAGCGCAGCGCGCTGAACCTGCTGTGCCGCCTCTCGGGCATCGCGACCGCCACCCGCGCCTGGGCCGATGTGCTGGAGGGCAGCAAGGCCAAGGTCCGCGACACCCGCAAGACGACGGCGGGCCTGCGCGCGCTGGAGAAGTACGCGGTGCGCTGCGGCGGCGGCGTCAACCACCGGATGTCGCTCTCCGACGCGGCCCTGGTCAAGGACAACCACGTGATCGCCGCGGGCGGCGTCGCCGAGGCCTTCAAGCGGGTCCGCGCCGAGTTCCCCGAGCTGCCCATCGAGGTCGAGGTCGACACGATGGACCAGGTCCGTGAGGTGCTGGACGCGGGCGTCGACCTGATCCTGCTGGACAACTTCACCCCGGCCGAGACCGCCGAGGCCGTCGCCCTGGTCGCCGGCCGCGCGATCCTGGAGTCCTCCGGCCGGCTGACCCTCGACTCGGCCCGCGCCTACGCCGACGCGGGCGTCGACTACCTGGCGGTCGGGGCGCTCACCCACTCCTCGCCGATCCTGGACATCGGCCTGGACTTCCGCGACGCCGACGCTTCCGTGACCGACGCCTCCGTGACCGACGGGGCCGAGGCCTGA
- a CDS encoding type III pantothenate kinase, with translation MLLTIDVGNTHTVLGLFDGEEIVEHWRISTDARRTADELAVLLQGLMGMHPLLGMELGDGIEGIAICATVPSVLHELREVTRRYYGDVPAVLVEPGVKTGVPILMDNPKEVGADRIINAVAAVELYGGPAIVVDFGTATTFDAVSPRGEYTGGVIAPGIEISVEALGVKGAQLRKIELARPRSVIGKNTVEAMQSGIVYGFAGQVDGVVARMKKELAADPDDVTVIATGGLAPMVLGESSVIDEHEPWLTLIGLRLVYERNVSRS, from the coding sequence ATGCTGCTCACCATCGACGTCGGCAACACGCACACGGTCCTCGGCCTCTTCGACGGCGAGGAGATCGTCGAGCACTGGCGGATCTCCACGGACGCCCGCCGCACCGCCGACGAGCTGGCCGTCCTGCTCCAGGGCCTGATGGGCATGCACCCGCTGCTCGGGATGGAGCTGGGCGACGGCATCGAGGGCATCGCGATCTGCGCCACCGTCCCCTCGGTCCTGCACGAACTGCGCGAGGTCACCCGCCGGTACTACGGCGACGTCCCCGCCGTCCTGGTGGAGCCCGGCGTCAAGACGGGGGTGCCGATCCTGATGGACAACCCCAAGGAGGTCGGCGCGGACCGCATCATCAACGCGGTCGCCGCCGTCGAGCTGTACGGGGGGCCGGCGATCGTCGTCGACTTCGGCACCGCCACCACCTTCGACGCGGTCTCCCCGCGCGGCGAGTACACCGGCGGGGTGATCGCCCCCGGCATCGAGATCTCGGTCGAGGCCCTCGGCGTCAAGGGCGCCCAGCTCCGCAAGATCGAGCTGGCCCGGCCGCGCAGCGTGATCGGCAAGAACACCGTCGAGGCCATGCAGTCCGGCATCGTCTACGGCTTCGCGGGCCAGGTCGACGGAGTGGTGGCCCGGATGAAGAAGGAGCTGGCCGCCGACCCGGACGACGTGACCGTCATCGCGACGGGCGGCCTTGCTCCGATGGTGTTGGGGGAGTCCTCGGTCATCGACGAGCACGAGCCGTGGCTGACGCTCATCGGGCTGCGCCTGGTGTACGAGCGGAACGTCTCCCGGTCGTAG
- a CDS encoding BlaI/MecI/CopY family transcriptional regulator gives MPRPLGDLEDAVMTRVWQWNRPVTVREVLEDLQQERSIAYTTVMTVMDNLHQKGWVRREVDGRAYRYTAVSTRAAYSAALMNEAWSRSDNPAAALVAFFGMMSAEQREALQDAVRMVSPSPAETPGGPTETPDSSTETPGSPAEPTAGAAGDDAPADDVEPESGR, from the coding sequence GTGCCCCGCCCATTGGGAGACCTCGAAGACGCCGTGATGACACGCGTCTGGCAATGGAACCGACCGGTCACCGTGCGGGAAGTCCTCGAGGACCTTCAGCAGGAACGGTCCATCGCCTACACGACCGTGATGACGGTAATGGACAATCTCCATCAGAAGGGCTGGGTCCGCAGGGAAGTCGACGGCCGGGCCTATCGATATACGGCCGTCTCCACCAGGGCCGCCTACTCGGCCGCACTGATGAACGAAGCCTGGTCACGCAGTGACAACCCCGCCGCCGCTCTTGTCGCGTTCTTCGGCATGATGTCCGCCGAACAGCGCGAAGCACTGCAGGACGCTGTTCGCATGGTTTCCCCCAGCCCCGCCGAAACCCCCGGCGGCCCCACCGAAACCCCCGACAGCTCCACCGAAACCCCTGGCAGCCCCGCGGAACCTACCGCCGGTGCCGCCGGAGATGACGCCCCGGCCGATGACGTGGAGCCGGAGAGCGGGAGATAG
- a CDS encoding amino-acid N-acetyltransferase — translation MSSEQPQNDPDTELHTDPSVNKPAITVRRARTSDVASVRRLLDGYVSGGILLDKATVTLYEDIQEFWVAERDEDATVIGCGALHVMWEDLAEVRTLAVDPRIKGAGVGHHVLDKLLQTARWLGVRRVFCLTFEVDFFAKHGFVEIGETPVDTDVYSELLRSYDEGVAEFLGLERVKPNTLGNSRMLLHL, via the coding sequence ATGTCCTCAGAGCAGCCGCAAAACGATCCGGATACCGAACTCCATACCGACCCGTCGGTAAATAAGCCCGCCATCACCGTCCGACGGGCCAGGACGAGTGATGTCGCGTCCGTACGACGGCTCCTCGACGGGTACGTGTCCGGAGGCATCCTGCTCGACAAAGCGACCGTCACCCTTTACGAGGACATCCAGGAGTTCTGGGTCGCGGAACGCGACGAGGACGCGACGGTCATCGGCTGCGGCGCACTTCATGTCATGTGGGAAGACCTGGCGGAAGTGCGGACCCTTGCCGTCGACCCCCGCATCAAGGGCGCGGGAGTCGGCCACCACGTACTGGACAAGCTCTTGCAGACCGCGCGATGGCTCGGTGTCCGCAGGGTTTTCTGTCTCACCTTCGAAGTGGACTTCTTCGCGAAGCACGGCTTCGTCGAGATCGGGGAGACGCCTGTGGACACCGATGTCTACAGTGAGCTGCTGCGTTCGTACGACGAGGGTGTCGCGGAGTTCCTCGGTCTCGAACGAGTGAAGCCGAACACCTTGGGCAACAGCCGGATGCTTCTGCACCTGTGA
- a CDS encoding histone-like nucleoid-structuring protein Lsr2, producing MAQKVQVLLVDDLDGVEADETVTFALDGKTYEIDLTTANADKLRGLLEPYTKGGRRTGGRAATGRGKGRAVTGGNKDTAEIRRWARENGHNVNDRGRVPAEIREAYEKANG from the coding sequence GTGGCACAGAAGGTTCAGGTCCTTCTTGTCGATGACCTCGACGGCGTCGAGGCCGATGAGACCGTCACGTTCGCCCTTGACGGCAAGACGTACGAGATCGACCTCACCACGGCCAACGCGGACAAGCTTCGCGGCCTTCTCGAGCCCTACACCAAGGGTGGACGTCGCACCGGTGGCCGTGCCGCCACGGGCCGTGGCAAGGGCCGCGCCGTGACCGGCGGTAACAAGGACACCGCGGAAATCCGCCGGTGGGCGCGGGAGAACGGCCACAATGTGAATGACCGCGGCCGCGTTCCCGCCGAGATCCGCGAGGCTTACGAGAAGGCCAACGGCTGA
- a CDS encoding SCO3374 family protein, whose protein sequence is MPPTVPQPRSSPDAAPGSADAALAQRYARELGWATAGRTPLRLLTGALFDVLELPAEAGHAVLRRGVRTGPVLLSGTRMGLLVAAGGADELPGLLDWLEWGPVALDLTAVGAGGRVTAPPLPGAPGDSPGAAVWLRPPEPRRAPESVLPALAGFGSSGGDAPDLVRLVDAAATECHRVRLSRARCGAPTRGGTDQPLAFS, encoded by the coding sequence ATGCCTCCCACCGTTCCCCAGCCCCGATCGTCACCCGACGCCGCTCCGGGTTCGGCCGATGCCGCACTCGCTCAGCGGTACGCGAGGGAGCTGGGCTGGGCCACCGCGGGGCGGACTCCGCTGCGACTGCTCACCGGGGCGCTCTTCGATGTGCTGGAGCTGCCCGCCGAGGCCGGTCACGCCGTGCTGCGGCGCGGGGTGCGCACCGGTCCCGTTCTGCTGTCCGGTACGCGGATGGGGCTGCTGGTCGCCGCGGGCGGCGCCGATGAGCTGCCGGGGCTGCTCGACTGGCTGGAGTGGGGCCCGGTCGCACTGGACCTGACCGCCGTGGGCGCGGGGGGCCGCGTCACGGCCCCGCCTCTCCCGGGCGCCCCGGGGGACTCGCCGGGGGCCGCTGTGTGGCTGCGGCCCCCAGAGCCGAGGCGTGCGCCCGAGAGCGTGCTGCCGGCCCTCGCGGGCTTCGGGAGCAGCGGTGGGGATGCCCCCGATCTCGTACGCCTGGTGGACGCCGCGGCAACCGAATGCCATCGGGTCCGGCTGTCACGCGCCCGTTGCGGGGCGCCGACAAGGGGTGGAACGGATCAGCCGTTGGCCTTCTCGTAA
- a CDS encoding ATP-dependent Clp protease ATP-binding subunit, whose protein sequence is MFERFTDRARRVVVLAQEEARMLNHNYIGTEHILLGLIHEGEGVAAKALESLGISLEAVRQQVEEIIGQGQQAPSGHIPFTPRAKKVLELSLREALQLGHNYIGTEHILLGLIREGEGVAAQVLVKLGADLNRVRQQVIQLLSGYSGGKEAATAGGPAEGTPSTSLVLDQFGRNLTQAARESKLDPVIGREKEIERVMQVLSRRTKNNPVLIGEPGVGKTAVVEGLAQAIVKGEVPETLKDKHLYTLDLGALVAGSRYRGDFEERLKKVLKEIRTRGDIILFIDELHTLVGAGAAEGAIDAASILKPMLARGELQTIGATTLDEYRKHLEKDAALERRFQPIQVAEPSLPHTIEILKGLRDRYEAHHRVSITDEALVQAATLADRYISDRFLPDKAIDLIDEAGSRMRIRRMTAPPDLREFDEKIAGVRRDKESAIDSQDFEKAASLRDKEKQLLAAKAKREKEWKAGDMDVVAEVDGELIAEVLATATGIPVFKLTEEESSRLLRMEDELHKRVIGQKDAIKALSQAIRRTRAGLKDPKRPGGSFIFAGPSGVGKTELSKTLAAFLFGDEDALISLDMSEFSEKHTVSRLFGSPPGYVGYEEGGQLTEKVRRKPFSVVLFDEVEKAHPDIFNSLLQILEDGRLTDSQGRVVDFKNTVIIMTTNLGTRDISKGFNLGFAAQGDVKTNYERMKTKVNEELKQHFRPEFLNRVDDTVVFHQLTEEDIIQIVDLMLAKVDERLRDRDMGIELSGEAKMLLAKKGYDPVMGARPLRRTIQRQIEDILSEKILFGELRPGHIVVVGTEGEGDEKTFTFRGEEKSALPDVPPIEQAAGGAGPNLTKDA, encoded by the coding sequence ATGTTCGAGAGGTTCACCGACCGCGCGCGGCGGGTTGTCGTCCTGGCTCAGGAAGAAGCCCGGATGCTCAACCACAACTACATCGGCACCGAGCACATCCTCCTGGGCCTGATCCATGAGGGTGAGGGTGTCGCCGCTAAGGCCCTGGAGAGCCTCGGGATTTCGCTCGAGGCGGTCCGCCAGCAGGTGGAGGAGATCATCGGGCAGGGGCAGCAGGCTCCTTCCGGTCACATCCCCTTCACCCCGCGAGCCAAGAAGGTCCTGGAGCTGTCGCTCCGCGAGGCACTTCAGCTGGGCCACAACTACATCGGCACCGAGCACATCCTGCTCGGCCTGATCCGCGAGGGCGAGGGCGTCGCCGCCCAGGTCCTCGTGAAGCTGGGCGCCGACCTGAACCGGGTCCGGCAGCAGGTCATCCAGCTGCTTTCCGGGTATTCGGGCGGCAAGGAGGCGGCCACCGCAGGCGGTCCCGCCGAGGGCACGCCCTCCACGTCCCTGGTGCTCGACCAGTTCGGCCGGAATCTCACCCAGGCCGCTCGTGAGTCCAAGCTCGACCCGGTCATCGGGCGCGAGAAGGAGATCGAGCGGGTCATGCAGGTGCTGTCCCGCCGGACCAAGAACAACCCGGTCCTCATCGGCGAGCCCGGCGTCGGCAAGACGGCGGTAGTCGAGGGCCTGGCCCAGGCGATCGTCAAGGGCGAGGTGCCCGAGACCCTCAAGGACAAGCACCTCTACACCCTGGACCTCGGCGCCCTGGTCGCCGGCTCCCGGTACCGAGGTGACTTCGAGGAGCGCCTGAAGAAGGTCCTCAAGGAGATCCGCACCCGCGGCGACATCATCCTGTTCATCGACGAGCTCCACACGCTCGTCGGTGCGGGTGCCGCGGAAGGCGCCATCGACGCGGCTTCGATCCTGAAGCCCATGCTGGCGCGCGGTGAGCTCCAGACCATCGGCGCCACCACGCTCGACGAGTACCGCAAGCACCTGGAGAAGGACGCCGCTCTCGAGCGCCGCTTCCAGCCCATCCAGGTCGCGGAGCCGTCGCTGCCGCACACCATCGAGATCCTCAAGGGTCTGCGCGACCGTTACGAGGCCCACCACCGGGTCTCCATCACGGACGAGGCGCTGGTCCAGGCCGCGACCCTGGCCGACCGGTACATCTCGGACCGCTTCCTGCCGGACAAGGCGATCGACCTGATCGACGAGGCCGGTTCCCGCATGCGCATCCGCCGGATGACCGCGCCGCCGGACCTCCGCGAGTTCGACGAGAAGATCGCGGGCGTCCGCCGCGACAAGGAGTCGGCCATCGACTCCCAGGACTTCGAGAAGGCGGCTTCCCTCCGCGACAAGGAGAAGCAGCTGCTGGCGGCGAAGGCCAAGCGGGAGAAGGAGTGGAAGGCCGGCGACATGGACGTCGTCGCCGAGGTCGACGGCGAGCTCATCGCCGAAGTCCTGGCCACGGCCACCGGAATCCCGGTCTTCAAGCTGACGGAGGAGGAGTCCTCCCGTCTGCTGCGCATGGAGGACGAGCTCCACAAGCGCGTCATCGGGCAGAAGGATGCCATCAAGGCCCTTTCGCAGGCGATCCGCCGTACGCGAGCCGGCCTGAAGGACCCGAAGCGCCCCGGTGGCTCGTTCATCTTCGCCGGCCCGTCCGGTGTCGGTAAGACCGAGCTCTCCAAGACGCTCGCCGCATTCCTCTTCGGCGACGAGGACGCGCTGATCTCCCTCGACATGTCGGAGTTCAGCGAGAAGCACACGGTTTCCCGTCTCTTCGGTTCGCCCCCCGGCTACGTGGGCTACGAGGAGGGCGGGCAGCTCACCGAGAAGGTGCGCCGCAAGCCGTTCTCCGTCGTCCTCTTCGACGAGGTCGAGAAGGCCCACCCCGATATCTTCAATTCCCTGCTCCAGATTCTGGAGGACGGTCGCCTGACCGACTCCCAGGGTCGGGTCGTGGACTTCAAGAACACGGTCATCATCATGACGACCAACCTCGGGACCCGGGACATCTCGAAGGGCTTCAACCTGGGATTCGCGGCCCAGGGCGACGTCAAGACGAACTACGAGCGGATGAAGACCAAGGTCAACGAAGAGCTGAAGCAGCACTTCCGGCCGGAATTCCTCAACCGTGTCGACGACACGGTCGTCTTCCACCAGCTGACCGAGGAAGACATCATCCAGATCGTCGACCTCATGCTCGCCAAGGTCGACGAGCGCCTCCGGGACCGCGACATGGGCATCGAGCTCAGCGGCGAGGCCAAGATGCTGCTCGCGAAGAAGGGCTACGACCCCGTGATGGGCGCCCGGCCGCTGCGCCGGACGATCCAGCGGCAGATCGAGGACATCCTCTCCGAGAAGATCCTCTTCGGCGAGCTGCGTCCCGGTCACATCGTGGTCGTGGGCACCGAGGGCGAGGGTGACGAGAAGACGTTCACCTTCCGCGGCGAGGAGAAGTCGGCTCTGCCCGACGTCCCGCCGATCGAGCAGGCGGCAGGCGGCGCCGGCCCGAACCTCACGAAGGACGCGTGA
- a CDS encoding serine protease, with amino-acid sequence MSPPVVHPADRTVVVTAIQQGSGVLLTDRLVLTCAHVVKSGSVLIAHPAISDRVRATVAWIDYRLDVALLEAVEPVRPVPPVRLGVVDTRQAIPECEITGFPRVQRYGRGQRLEADQYTATVLPLAGRVRDLLVCDLDGPPAARPDDEPPPLAGLSGGPVFMGDVLLGIARQVPQQRDGRRVECVPLAPVLAAAPFRLVYRRTGVDLREERVHGSFPRDLRYEAEYAKALGVAYRRTKIFGLDELSRHDTEWDLDTAYLSLEAVAQTETQDRAAQHPGVAAQHPGVTEAAPPLPKRIDALLADRPRALLRGEAGAGKTTLLWWLAAHASARTLGDALTPLNGLIPFVVPLRTLRARGVTFPAPAELPSAADLVVDTAPEGWAGRVLESGRALLLVDGLDEVPPEDREQTHTWLARLLARYPDTRCVATVRPLAVDPDWLRSEGFAELRLLPMRSEDIQAFVASWHRAALLSEPDDAERLDELERDLSHQFDQNPTLRDLARTPLLCAVICALHRRRDGFLPETRWKLYRSALEMLLGHRDHRRRIGSPEGIDLDVEESTQLLQRIAVWLVREGQSEFTRDQALRQLDRALAGMERVGAQGPPEKILTHLLNRSGLLQEHTDDTYQFIHRTFQDYLAAKELIEDDHLGELLRHAVEEPWQDVVLLASGHCGRRELGLLVEGLLDRGLACEEASLERMDLHVLAALCAQHAAWLDGALRERVHRSTAETFPPMDTDEVNALVRLGRAALEFLPDPATVKSGDGTVECAVDLIVEIGGAAAVPHARSWLSAHPGLGVRLAYAWESFPPEEYASEVLARCDLSGSYPLVSDRRRLAALRHLGDLRYLHLEVDAPDAEIAAALEGKQLHHLVMDDNASLTGFACLRPAASSLTYLRVKGCPGIRDLAALGELTALRTLCLEVSALPTAHIALSTVLPAALESLELTGLAADRLSEIAPHPPVVDLVLVSRRPLVLDALGAWPSLTALEVSELSDGNAALTALAAHPRITDLTFRAFPWQQPPTGAPALPTVEELSVQPPRGGRVPAFVRAHFPGVAHLTLDVSDHAGGLDLTAVADWPGLTVTVSGREQISVVGAEGLGDRLTVTRY; translated from the coding sequence ATGAGCCCTCCCGTCGTCCACCCCGCCGACCGTACGGTGGTCGTCACCGCGATCCAGCAGGGCAGCGGCGTCCTGCTCACCGACCGGCTGGTCCTCACCTGCGCCCACGTGGTCAAGTCCGGGTCCGTCCTGATCGCCCACCCGGCCATCTCCGACCGCGTACGGGCCACCGTCGCCTGGATCGACTACCGGCTGGACGTGGCCCTGTTGGAGGCCGTCGAACCGGTGCGGCCGGTCCCGCCCGTACGGCTCGGCGTGGTCGACACCCGCCAGGCGATACCCGAGTGCGAGATCACCGGCTTCCCCCGCGTCCAGCGCTACGGCCGCGGCCAGCGCCTGGAGGCCGACCAGTACACGGCGACCGTCCTGCCCCTGGCGGGCCGGGTCCGGGACCTGCTGGTCTGCGACCTCGACGGCCCGCCCGCAGCCCGCCCGGACGACGAGCCGCCCCCCTTGGCCGGACTCTCCGGCGGCCCGGTCTTCATGGGGGACGTACTGCTGGGCATAGCCCGCCAGGTCCCGCAGCAGCGCGACGGCCGCCGGGTCGAGTGCGTCCCGCTCGCCCCGGTCCTGGCGGCGGCCCCGTTCCGCCTCGTCTACCGGCGGACCGGGGTCGACCTGCGCGAGGAACGCGTCCACGGCAGCTTCCCGCGCGACCTGCGGTACGAGGCGGAGTACGCCAAGGCGCTCGGCGTCGCCTACCGCCGCACCAAGATCTTCGGCCTGGACGAGCTGAGCCGGCACGACACCGAGTGGGACCTGGACACCGCCTACCTCAGCCTGGAGGCCGTGGCGCAGACAGAGACGCAGGACCGGGCCGCCCAGCACCCGGGGGTTGCCGCACAGCACCCCGGGGTCACGGAGGCCGCCCCGCCCCTCCCCAAGCGCATCGACGCCCTTCTCGCCGACCGCCCCCGGGCCCTGCTGCGCGGCGAGGCCGGCGCGGGCAAGACCACGCTGCTGTGGTGGCTGGCCGCCCACGCCTCGGCCCGCACCCTGGGCGACGCACTGACCCCGCTGAACGGCCTGATCCCCTTCGTGGTGCCCCTGCGCACGCTGCGGGCGCGTGGGGTGACGTTCCCGGCCCCGGCGGAGCTGCCGAGCGCCGCGGACCTGGTGGTGGACACGGCCCCGGAGGGCTGGGCGGGCCGGGTGCTGGAGTCCGGGCGGGCGTTACTGCTGGTGGACGGCCTGGACGAGGTACCGCCGGAGGACCGCGAGCAGACACACACCTGGCTCGCCCGGCTGCTGGCCCGCTACCCGGACACCCGGTGCGTCGCGACCGTACGGCCCCTCGCCGTCGATCCGGACTGGCTGCGGTCGGAAGGCTTCGCGGAATTACGTCTGCTGCCGATGCGGAGCGAGGACATCCAGGCGTTCGTTGCCTCCTGGCACCGGGCGGCCCTGCTGTCGGAGCCGGACGACGCCGAACGGCTGGACGAGCTGGAGCGCGACCTCTCGCACCAGTTCGACCAGAACCCCACGCTCCGTGACCTGGCGCGTACACCGCTGCTCTGCGCGGTCATCTGCGCCCTGCACCGCCGCCGCGACGGCTTCCTCCCGGAGACCCGCTGGAAGCTGTACCGCTCGGCCCTGGAGATGCTGCTGGGCCACCGCGACCACCGCCGCCGGATCGGAAGCCCCGAGGGCATCGACCTGGACGTCGAGGAATCCACCCAGCTCCTCCAGCGCATCGCGGTCTGGCTGGTCCGCGAGGGCCAGTCGGAGTTCACCCGGGACCAGGCGCTGCGCCAACTCGACCGGGCGCTGGCGGGGATGGAACGGGTCGGCGCCCAGGGCCCGCCGGAGAAGATCCTCACCCACCTCCTCAACCGCAGCGGCCTGCTCCAGGAACACACCGACGACACCTACCAGTTCATTCACCGCACCTTCCAGGACTACCTGGCCGCGAAGGAACTCATCGAGGACGACCACCTGGGCGAACTGCTCCGCCACGCGGTCGAGGAGCCCTGGCAGGACGTGGTCCTGCTGGCGTCGGGGCACTGCGGGCGGCGCGAACTGGGCCTGCTGGTCGAGGGCCTGCTGGACAGGGGACTGGCATGCGAGGAGGCGTCGTTGGAACGCATGGACCTCCATGTCCTCGCCGCCCTGTGCGCCCAGCACGCGGCATGGCTGGACGGAGCGCTGCGCGAACGGGTGCACCGGAGCACGGCGGAGACGTTCCCGCCGATGGACACCGACGAGGTGAACGCCCTGGTCCGGCTGGGCCGTGCGGCGCTGGAGTTCCTGCCGGACCCGGCGACGGTGAAGTCCGGCGATGGCACCGTCGAGTGCGCGGTGGACCTGATCGTCGAGATCGGGGGAGCCGCCGCGGTGCCGCACGCCCGGTCCTGGCTGTCCGCCCACCCCGGACTGGGCGTGCGGTTGGCGTACGCGTGGGAGAGCTTTCCGCCCGAGGAGTACGCCTCCGAGGTCCTGGCCCGATGCGACCTCTCGGGGTCCTATCCCCTCGTGAGCGACCGTCGGCGGCTGGCGGCCCTGCGGCACCTCGGAGACCTCCGGTATCTGCACCTGGAGGTGGACGCGCCCGATGCGGAAATCGCCGCGGCTCTGGAGGGCAAGCAGCTGCACCACCTCGTCATGGACGACAACGCCTCGCTGACCGGCTTCGCCTGTCTTCGGCCGGCCGCCTCGTCTCTGACGTACCTGAGAGTCAAAGGCTGTCCCGGGATCCGGGATCTTGCCGCTCTCGGCGAGCTGACCGCCCTGAGGACGCTGTGCCTGGAGGTCTCGGCCCTGCCGACCGCGCACATCGCCCTCTCCACGGTGCTGCCCGCCGCACTGGAATCCCTGGAGCTGACCGGACTCGCGGCGGATCGGCTCAGCGAGATCGCGCCCCACCCCCCGGTGGTGGATCTCGTCCTCGTCTCGCGACGGCCGCTCGTGCTGGACGCCCTGGGCGCCTGGCCGTCGCTGACCGCCCTGGAAGTATCCGAGCTGAGCGACGGGAACGCGGCGCTCACGGCGTTGGCGGCCCATCCGCGTATCACCGATCTGACGTTCAGAGCCTTTCCCTGGCAGCAACCGCCCACCGGCGCGCCGGCCCTGCCGACCGTCGAGGAACTGAGCGTCCAGCCCCCGCGGGGCGGCCGGGTCCCGGCATTCGTCCGGGCCCACTTCCCGGGGGTCGCCCACCTCACCCTGGACGTCTCGGATCACGCGGGCGGCCTGGACCTGACCGCGGTCGCCGACTGGCCCGGCCTCACCGTGACGGTCTCCGGCCGGGAGCAGATCAGCGTCGTCGGTGCGGAGGGCCTGGGCGACCGGCTCACCGTCACCCGGTACTGA
- a CDS encoding trypco2 family protein gives MTAENTRTPDTRTPDARLPDTRLPDSHALDSHSLDGIELADAVASIRNQLIDAATRATDHPVSFAVGDIQMEFTLELRREARAGGKVKAWVVEAGADAARTTGRTHKVAFTLTPRNAATGEAWEIGTEDDGSTAGFGDGASRT, from the coding sequence ATGACAGCCGAGAACACCCGCACACCGGACACCCGCACACCAGACGCCCGCCTCCCGGACACCCGCCTCCCGGACAGCCACGCGCTGGACAGCCACTCGCTGGACGGCATCGAGCTCGCCGATGCCGTCGCGTCCATCCGCAACCAGCTCATCGACGCGGCGACCCGGGCCACCGACCACCCGGTCTCCTTCGCCGTCGGCGACATCCAGATGGAGTTCACCCTCGAACTGCGCCGGGAGGCCAGGGCGGGCGGCAAGGTGAAGGCGTGGGTGGTCGAGGCGGGTGCGGACGCCGCACGCACCACGGGCCGCACGCACAAGGTGGCCTTCACCCTGACCCCGCGCAACGCCGCGACGGGCGAGGCCTGGGAGATCGGGACCGAGGACGACGGGTCGACGGCGGGGTTCGGTGACGGGGCCTCCCGTACATGA